The proteins below come from a single Ignavibacteriales bacterium genomic window:
- a CDS encoding YDG domain-containing protein — MKRFLTFSFLTFAVLVLLTNDAMAQTSTFVTNGPIAGFQFSGMPQGDLGFSYLISMTSVQTIVNEFDVPVPQADPSSYLLEAGSGQFTIWFRPPTSGTVTIDVNCFILGELKLVISDNHNFGIVTPPKTPSLITLTASPNPVQYGAQVTFIATVTGSGNTPSGTVTLKEGSTTIKSGDLTAGSATITHEQFSVATHSIMAEYSGDNNFDPSSSVATPLSVIPATLTVIGITADPKTYDGGISATLHTAGASLLGVIPGDAITPNFAATGTFADKNAANGKTVTVSGVTISGASIGNYSLVQPTTTANITLKELTVTGITAVDRPYDGTSTTAVTGTGSLVGKITGDNVSLSGSAVGSFDSKNWGSSKPVTINGLTLAGDDKNNYLLTQPSTSASIARATASVAPAVAGKIYGTSDPVLTGTLTGFVAGEVSVAYSRTPGETAAGVYTISATLSPASALDNYTIAYGTAAFTITKATASVTPNAATKVFGTSDPTLTGTLAGFVAADNVTAAYARTTGETVAASPYVISATLSPAAVLPNYEIAYKTADFTITKNISTTTLGTSSASSEYGTSVTFTATVTGAGTPSGTVTFKEGASVVGTGTLNGSGVAALSISTLKVAGSPHSITAVYGGDANFDGSTSNTIQQAVTVKPLTVAGITASDKFYDGSATAVLNTGSAALVGVVGSDVVTLNTGAAAGSFDSKNFGTNKHVTISGLSISGTDAGNYSLTQPSATAAISKKAASATPAAAGKIYGAPEPVLTGSLTGFVAGEVSATCSRVAGETVGGSPYTISAALSPAGALDNYDITYGTAAFTITKATASVTPNAATKVFGSSDPAFTGTLTGFVAADNVTAAYARTPGESVTASPYVISATLSPAAVLPNYNITYNTANFNITTNTTTIALGTSAATIEYGQSVTFTATVAPANAPTGTVTFNDGASVLGTGTLNGSGVATLSTSSLQVAGSSHSITAVYGGDGNFAGSTSGAVQQTITAKALTVTGITASNRVYDGSTVAVINLAGAASSGAVSGDVVSLNTANAVGKFNDKNVGVNKPVAVTGILLSGAAAGNYSLTQPATTASITAKGLTVTGISANDKVYDGTTNATLNTSGGALVTVISPDVVTLNKSTAVGTFSDKEVGTNKTVTISGLTISGTDAGNYLLTQPTTTASITAAPANTGCIAGAGYITSPAGAFVKTPTVTGRGYFAFAAAYVGNNAVTPTGLVDFQLKTKGLFYPSVLNFLSTQFDVLVVSGSQATLQGSGKVDGAGSYGFLLSIVDGQLFAGNKLRLKIWNKNSGNAVVYDNQMGAADNAAPTGAVTGLLSVSKSGGTSAAADISVQQLIDEDAANEMPTEYALMQNYPNPFNPSTTIRFDLPEAAKVRLVVYDMLGREVAVLADGERPAGQHALRFDASKLSSGMYIYRLQTGNFTQTRKLMLMK, encoded by the coding sequence ATGAAGAGATTTCTTACGTTTTCCTTCCTCACGTTCGCTGTTTTGGTTCTCCTGACGAACGATGCGATGGCGCAGACATCCACTTTCGTCACAAATGGACCGATTGCTGGATTCCAGTTCTCCGGCATGCCACAGGGAGATTTGGGATTCAGCTATCTGATAAGCATGACGTCAGTACAAACAATCGTCAATGAATTCGATGTGCCAGTCCCTCAAGCAGACCCGAGCTCGTACCTGCTGGAAGCTGGAAGTGGGCAATTCACTATCTGGTTTCGACCACCCACTTCAGGGACGGTGACGATAGACGTGAATTGTTTTATCTTAGGTGAGTTGAAGCTCGTTATCAGCGATAATCATAATTTCGGAATCGTAACCCCTCCCAAGACGCCTAGTCTGATCACGCTGACTGCTTCACCCAATCCGGTTCAGTACGGTGCCCAGGTGACTTTCATAGCCACTGTCACAGGTTCGGGCAATACACCGTCGGGGACGGTGACCCTCAAAGAAGGATCAACGACGATCAAGTCCGGTGATTTGACTGCAGGTTCTGCCACAATTACGCATGAGCAGTTCTCAGTAGCTACACATTCAATCATGGCCGAGTATAGTGGCGACAACAATTTCGATCCAAGCTCCTCAGTCGCGACTCCACTGTCAGTCATTCCTGCCACCCTGACGGTCATCGGCATCACCGCTGACCCCAAAACCTACGACGGCGGAATCTCTGCCACATTGCACACAGCAGGGGCAAGCCTGCTAGGAGTTATTCCTGGCGACGCCATCACCCCCAACTTTGCTGCAACAGGCACATTTGCCGACAAGAACGCCGCCAATGGCAAGACAGTAACGGTGTCCGGGGTTACAATCAGCGGTGCCAGCATAGGCAACTACTCGCTCGTCCAGCCGACAACGACAGCAAACATCACACTTAAAGAACTCACGGTTACAGGTATCACCGCCGTTGATAGGCCTTATGACGGCACATCGACCACCGCAGTCACCGGGACTGGCTCACTTGTTGGCAAGATTACTGGAGATAATGTCAGTTTGTCCGGCAGTGCAGTTGGCAGCTTCGATAGCAAGAACTGGGGCTCAAGCAAGCCTGTCACCATCAATGGTTTGACCCTTGCGGGCGATGACAAAAACAATTATCTGCTTACCCAACCGTCCACATCCGCGAGCATAGCAAGGGCAACCGCATCCGTGGCTCCCGCTGTCGCAGGCAAGATCTATGGAACATCCGATCCGGTTCTCACTGGCACGCTCACGGGATTCGTCGCTGGTGAAGTAAGCGTGGCATACAGCCGAACCCCTGGTGAGACCGCCGCGGGTGTGTACACGATCAGTGCTACGCTTAGCCCGGCAAGCGCGTTGGACAACTACACAATTGCATACGGAACGGCGGCATTCACGATCACAAAGGCGACAGCCTCGGTCACGCCGAATGCGGCTACAAAGGTCTTTGGAACCTCCGACCCGACCTTGACAGGAACGTTGGCTGGCTTTGTTGCTGCTGACAATGTAACTGCAGCGTATGCCCGCACAACTGGCGAGACAGTCGCAGCAAGTCCCTATGTAATCAGTGCAACACTCAGTCCGGCTGCCGTGCTGCCCAATTATGAGATCGCCTACAAGACGGCCGATTTCACAATCACGAAGAATATCTCGACAACCACTCTCGGTACATCTTCTGCATCGTCGGAATACGGCACATCGGTGACCTTCACTGCGACAGTCACGGGCGCAGGCACACCTTCGGGAACTGTGACCTTCAAAGAAGGCGCATCGGTTGTTGGCACCGGAACTCTGAACGGTTCGGGCGTTGCTGCATTGAGCATCTCGACGCTGAAAGTTGCGGGATCTCCTCACTCGATCACCGCTGTCTATGGTGGCGATGCCAATTTTGACGGAAGCACGTCAAACACCATCCAACAGGCAGTCACTGTCAAACCGCTGACAGTTGCAGGAATCACGGCAAGCGACAAGTTCTACGACGGTAGTGCCACTGCTGTGCTCAACACAGGATCTGCAGCCTTAGTTGGTGTCGTGGGCAGCGATGTTGTCACGTTGAATACCGGAGCCGCCGCAGGCAGCTTCGACAGCAAGAACTTCGGGACGAACAAGCATGTCACCATCAGCGGTCTAAGCATTTCAGGCACCGACGCGGGTAATTATTCGCTGACACAGCCTTCCGCAACGGCTGCTATCTCCAAGAAGGCCGCCTCTGCTACTCCTGCTGCGGCAGGCAAGATATATGGAGCACCCGAGCCGGTGCTCACCGGCAGCCTCACAGGTTTTGTCGCTGGTGAAGTCAGCGCGACGTGTAGCCGAGTCGCTGGTGAGACGGTTGGTGGCAGCCCGTACACAATCAGTGCTGCGCTCAGCCCGGCGGGGGCTTTGGATAACTATGACATCACGTACGGAACGGCGGCATTCACGATCACAAAGGCGACTGCCTCCGTCACGCCGAATGCTGCTACGAAGGTTTTTGGATCCTCCGACCCGGCCTTTACAGGAACGCTGACTGGCTTTGTTGCTGCTGACAATGTAACTGCAGCGTATGCCCGCACACCTGGCGAGTCAGTCACAGCAAGTCCCTATGTAATCAGTGCAACGCTCAGTCCGGCGGCCGTGCTGCCTAACTACAACATCACCTACAACACAGCAAACTTTAATATTACGACGAACACGACAACAATCGCTCTTGGCACTTCAGCTGCCACGATTGAGTATGGCCAGTCAGTGACATTTACGGCCACCGTTGCCCCTGCAAATGCACCAACTGGAACGGTCACCTTCAACGATGGCGCATCGGTCCTGGGCACCGGAACGCTGAATGGTTCTGGCGTTGCGACACTCAGCACCTCTTCGCTTCAGGTTGCGGGATCTTCGCACTCCATCACGGCTGTGTATGGCGGCGACGGCAATTTCGCCGGCAGCACATCCGGCGCCGTCCAGCAGACTATCACCGCCAAAGCGCTTACGGTTACAGGGATCACGGCCAGCAACAGGGTCTATGACGGCAGCACAGTTGCGGTCATCAACCTGGCAGGCGCAGCATCTTCCGGAGCAGTGAGTGGTGACGTCGTGAGTCTCAACACTGCAAACGCTGTGGGCAAGTTCAACGACAAAAACGTTGGAGTGAACAAACCTGTCGCCGTGACCGGTATTCTCCTGTCAGGCGCGGCCGCCGGGAACTATTCTCTGACTCAGCCCGCAACAACTGCGAGCATCACTGCCAAGGGCCTGACCGTTACCGGAATATCCGCCAACGACAAGGTCTACGATGGAACGACGAACGCCACACTCAACACCTCAGGCGGAGCTCTCGTCACAGTGATTTCTCCTGATGTTGTTACTTTGAACAAATCAACGGCCGTTGGCACGTTCTCCGACAAGGAAGTTGGAACGAACAAGACAGTAACGATTTCCGGTCTCACGATCAGCGGTACTGATGCCGGAAATTACTTGCTCACACAGCCCACGACGACGGCAAGCATCACGGCAGCTCCGGCAAACACCGGCTGCATAGCCGGTGCAGGATATATCACCTCGCCGGCCGGCGCATTTGTCAAGACTCCGACCGTCACCGGAAGAGGATACTTTGCATTCGCAGCGGCATACGTCGGCAACAACGCTGTGACGCCTACTGGACTCGTTGATTTTCAATTGAAGACCAAGGGCCTGTTCTATCCGAGTGTCCTGAACTTCCTAAGCACCCAGTTTGACGTGCTTGTTGTTTCCGGGTCACAGGCAACGCTGCAGGGAAGTGGAAAGGTTGATGGTGCCGGCAGCTACGGATTCCTGCTCAGCATCGTCGATGGTCAGCTGTTCGCAGGCAACAAGCTCCGTCTCAAGATATGGAACAAGAACAGTGGCAACGCAGTGGTGTACGACAATCAGATGGGCGCAGCCGACAATGCCGCTCCAACCGGCGCAGTCACCGGTCTGCTCTCCGTCTCCAAGTCGGGTGGGACCTCAGCTGCCGCTGATATCAGCGTACAACAGCTGATCGACGAAGACGCTGCAAACGAAATGCCGACGGAATATGCGCTGATGCAGAACTATCCAAACCCGTTCAACCCGTCAACGACTATCCGGTTCGATTTGCCTGAAGCTGCGAAGGTCCGCCTGGTGGTGTATGATATGCTGGGACGGGAAGTTGCGGTTCTGGCAGACGGTGAACGTCCGGCCGGGCAGCACGCGTTGCGGTTTGACGCCAGCAAGCTCTCGAGCGGAATGTATATCTACCGCCTGCAGACGGGCAACTTCACGCAGACGCGAAAATTGATGCTGATGAAATAA
- a CDS encoding lysophospholipid acyltransferase family protein encodes MIRSLIIWFTTAILILVWFLLLAISRLFDRDPVLYRTGFLFRKLGKALTKANPSWRLHISGEMISDPRRPYVVVSNHQSLADIPLISNLPWEMKWMGKKELFKIPIIGWMMSFSGDIAVDRKSARSGARAILRAQWYLDQKCSVLIFPEGTRTLDGRVRPFTDGAFHLAIRTKVPILPIVIEGSRGCIPKNSWQFGKPSDIFLKILHPIETASLGMEDVQALRDRVRAEMMKQIAEWRSVSAEEVDGLAPSRS; translated from the coding sequence ATGATCCGCTCTCTCATCATCTGGTTCACAACCGCCATTCTTATTCTCGTCTGGTTTCTGCTCCTCGCAATCAGTCGCCTGTTTGACCGCGACCCGGTGCTCTATCGGACGGGGTTTCTTTTCAGAAAGCTCGGCAAGGCGCTGACGAAGGCGAATCCATCCTGGAGACTTCACATATCAGGCGAGATGATTTCTGATCCGCGCCGCCCGTACGTCGTTGTTTCCAACCACCAATCGCTTGCCGACATCCCCCTGATCAGCAACCTGCCATGGGAGATGAAATGGATGGGGAAGAAGGAATTGTTCAAGATCCCGATCATCGGCTGGATGATGTCGTTCTCGGGTGACATTGCAGTCGATCGCAAGAGCGCACGCAGCGGAGCACGGGCAATCCTCAGAGCACAGTGGTATCTCGATCAGAAATGCTCCGTCCTTATTTTTCCGGAGGGGACACGCACGCTGGATGGTCGCGTGCGCCCGTTTACAGATGGGGCGTTCCATCTCGCGATCCGCACGAAGGTCCCCATCCTTCCCATCGTCATAGAAGGTTCACGGGGATGCATCCCGAAAAACAGCTGGCAATTCGGCAAGCCGTCGGATATTTTTCTCAAGATCCTCCACCCGATAGAGACCGCCTCGCTTGGCATGGAAGACGTGCAGGCGCTTCGTGACCGCGTGCGCGCCGAGATGATGAAACAAATCGCCGAGTGGCGGTCTGTTTCTGCTGAGGAAGTGGATGGACTTGCACCTTCCCGATCGTGA
- a CDS encoding helix-turn-helix domain-containing protein, protein MSLFVRVLTNAEGNHVQRILRHGKSRTPFRRAQVIIHSAHGYTVQQIAEVTCLHEEYILELIRRFNREGLELFKERARSGRPVEFIPEVRADIVKIALSPPKLLGCPFTRWSVPKLLEHILKVNVVRRMSDEKLRQILKEEGVHLQRTKTWKDSKDPAFRTKKNA, encoded by the coding sequence ATGAGCTTATTTGTTCGTGTTTTGACAAACGCTGAAGGCAACCATGTCCAGCGAATTTTGCGTCACGGAAAGAGTCGGACACCGTTTCGTCGCGCCCAGGTTATCATTCACTCAGCCCACGGCTACACCGTGCAGCAGATTGCTGAAGTCACCTGCCTGCACGAGGAATACATCCTCGAGTTGATCCGACGATTCAACCGCGAAGGCCTTGAGTTGTTTAAAGAGCGAGCCCGCAGTGGCCGACCGGTCGAATTTATTCCTGAAGTCCGGGCAGATATCGTTAAGATAGCTCTATCGCCTCCGAAGCTCTTGGGTTGCCCGTTCACTCGCTGGTCTGTGCCCAAGTTGCTGGAACACATCCTCAAGGTGAACGTTGTGCGCCGAATGAGCGATGAGAAGCTACGGCAGATCCTCAAAGAAGAGGGCGTGCATCTGCAACGCACCAAGACGTGGAAAGACTCGAAGGATCCGGCCTTCCGTACTAAAAAAAACGCATAG
- a CDS encoding 5'-methylthioadenosine/S-adenosylhomocysteine nucleosidase: MACRISFLFLVSVTFIVVVFPQGPPAGARPVIVQGAMKSETEKLAGSLDNVTIERVGGWMFWRGTLEGYPVIVSRTLRGIANAAAATTIAIERYNPIAIINQGTAGGHEPGLHLYDIVLGTSSVSLGAFRTPYRVAGGGSNALSWTPLNMMSPEGAASNDSAGRRVARFPGDTVLLAAARRVAGLYTQGRVVDGVIGSSDMWVDEIDLIEKYHTKYGSSVEDMETASAAQIASHFRVAFAGIRIVSDNTTNGDTYEPRTGLACQDYVRLVVKAYVASLSR, translated from the coding sequence ATGGCATGTCGCATATCGTTTCTATTCCTGGTCTCTGTCACCTTCATTGTGGTGGTCTTTCCTCAAGGGCCGCCAGCAGGTGCGCGCCCGGTGATTGTTCAGGGAGCGATGAAGTCAGAAACAGAGAAACTGGCGGGCAGTCTCGACAATGTCACCATTGAGCGGGTGGGGGGCTGGATGTTCTGGCGCGGCACGCTGGAGGGCTATCCAGTCATCGTTTCAAGAACGCTGAGGGGTATTGCGAACGCCGCCGCTGCTACGACAATTGCCATCGAGCGCTACAATCCCATTGCCATTATCAATCAGGGGACGGCAGGTGGACACGAGCCCGGCCTGCACCTCTACGATATCGTTCTCGGCACCAGTTCGGTGAGTCTCGGAGCTTTCAGAACTCCGTACCGGGTGGCTGGAGGCGGAAGCAACGCGCTCAGTTGGACACCATTGAACATGATGTCGCCTGAAGGAGCTGCTTCGAATGATTCTGCCGGCCGAAGGGTTGCGCGATTTCCCGGCGACACGGTGCTTCTCGCCGCTGCCCGGCGGGTCGCGGGGTTGTACACGCAGGGGCGAGTGGTGGATGGAGTCATCGGATCGAGCGACATGTGGGTCGATGAAATCGACCTCATCGAAAAGTACCATACCAAGTACGGGAGTTCGGTTGAAGACATGGAAACCGCATCTGCGGCGCAAATCGCGAGTCACTTCCGCGTGGCATTCGCCGGCATCAGGATTGTCTCTGACAATACCACCAACGGTGACACGTACGAACCCAGGACCGGCCTGGCCTGCCAGGATTATGTTCGTCTGGTTGTAAAGGCTTATGTAGCTTCACTTTCGCGTTAG
- a CDS encoding M14 family zinc carboxypeptidase, producing MHILRILSFVAIGWSIAGAQVRITAPIERAGFSRATSFDTLQVFLKEIGATRHIQVQPLATTLKGRTLPSVSISSSAAFGDDNAKIRVLLFAQQHGDEPAGKEALTLLLAKFARGEHREWLNQLDLLIVPLMNPDGAELRQRRTSDTIDLNRNHVLLTAAETRALHDLFFTWKPEVTLDMHEYSSISRSWQDAGIEKTADVQLGMLTHPDTPPSIYELQHQHLFPYIASSMEARGFSFQEYIVGSPDTRIRHSTTEINDGRQSFGILNTMSFIQEGRRWRGNEDHLQRRAEAQLASVEAFLEYCSSNAAVIRSTVSRERSKLLTAQGEKAVLRLEHFPGSDKVAIPVFNLRANKDTVWTIAPYHDVVKPSLSVNMPRAYVVPKGLPSVLDLLRRHQIVMEEVRSEKTIEAEVYTIDSIATENIEETNVPRPFLHTKTVNVTLHAGDVMIPTNQWQSRLLAIILEPESVWGLFGYPQFTGLLRKTGTYPILRIQ from the coding sequence ATGCACATCCTGAGGATTCTGTCTTTCGTCGCGATCGGCTGGAGCATCGCTGGCGCGCAGGTTCGGATCACTGCCCCAATTGAACGAGCGGGTTTTTCCCGTGCTACGTCGTTCGATACGCTGCAGGTCTTTCTCAAGGAGATTGGGGCAACACGCCACATCCAGGTTCAACCCCTCGCGACAACTCTCAAGGGAAGAACTCTTCCCTCCGTGTCGATTTCCTCCTCAGCCGCGTTTGGCGATGACAACGCGAAGATTCGGGTTCTCCTTTTTGCCCAGCAACACGGGGATGAACCGGCAGGCAAGGAAGCGCTGACTTTGTTGCTCGCGAAATTCGCCCGAGGCGAACATCGTGAATGGCTGAACCAGTTGGATCTCCTGATCGTCCCGCTGATGAACCCTGACGGTGCGGAGCTTCGCCAGCGGCGAACGAGCGACACGATCGATCTGAACCGCAACCACGTGTTGCTCACAGCGGCGGAGACCAGGGCGCTGCACGACCTGTTCTTCACGTGGAAGCCAGAAGTGACGCTGGATATGCATGAGTATTCCTCCATAAGCAGAAGCTGGCAAGATGCCGGAATCGAGAAAACGGCCGATGTCCAGCTTGGCATGCTCACGCATCCCGACACGCCGCCATCGATCTACGAGCTTCAGCATCAGCATCTGTTTCCGTATATCGCTTCCAGCATGGAAGCCAGGGGTTTTTCGTTCCAGGAGTACATCGTTGGTTCGCCCGACACCAGGATCCGTCACAGCACAACAGAGATCAACGATGGTCGGCAGAGCTTTGGAATCCTGAATACTATGTCTTTTATCCAGGAAGGACGCCGGTGGCGGGGCAATGAAGATCATCTCCAGCGGCGGGCGGAGGCTCAGCTTGCATCTGTGGAGGCGTTCCTTGAGTACTGCTCGAGCAATGCGGCAGTCATCCGCTCAACGGTCTCCCGGGAGCGCTCGAAACTGTTGACCGCTCAGGGTGAAAAAGCAGTCCTTCGGCTTGAACATTTCCCCGGGAGCGACAAGGTCGCGATACCTGTGTTCAACCTTCGGGCGAATAAAGATACGGTTTGGACGATCGCTCCATACCATGATGTCGTCAAACCCTCACTGAGTGTGAATATGCCTCGTGCGTACGTTGTTCCGAAAGGACTGCCTTCCGTGTTGGATCTTCTGCGACGCCATCAGATCGTCATGGAGGAAGTTCGTTCCGAGAAAACGATAGAGGCAGAAGTGTACACGATCGATAGTATTGCCACGGAGAACATCGAAGAAACAAATGTGCCACGACCATTCCTGCATACAAAGACCGTCAACGTAACCTTACATGCGGGTGATGTGATGATCCCGACGAACCAGTGGCAATCGCGCCTCCTGGCCATCATCCTTGAGCCGGAATCGGTCTGGGGATTGTTTGGATACCCCCAATTTACAGGCCTGCTTAGGAAGACCGGTACCTATCCCATACTACGTATTCAATAG